A single region of the Chryseobacterium culicis genome encodes:
- a CDS encoding cellulase family glycosylhydrolase encodes MKRAILLSALLLSQFGTSQLLKTSGQKIVNDKGENIQLKGLGLGGWMLQEGYMLKTADFAGPQYKIKEKIAELIGEDGMNEFYKAYLKNGITKQDIDFLAKAGFNSIRLPMHYNLYTLPIEKEPAKGKDTWLEEGFKMTDDLLQWCADNKIYLILDLHAAPGGQGNDANISDNDKSKPSLWANEENQRKTVALWKRLAERYKDSPWIGGYDLINEPNINFTGKNPNGTDEMSNAPLWKLQKDITVAIRQVDKKHLIFIEGNGWGNNYNGLPALWDDNMAFSFHKYWNYNDDQTLKFALDLREKYNIPIWLGETGENSNVWFTELIQLLGKHNIGYAFWPMKKIDNIAGITNVKTTPEYEKLLDYWKNGGEKPSQDYAKKALLQIADNYKLNNTEIKRDVIDAMFRQITDASTKPFRNHQAPGRIFTSEYDLGRMGAAYLDKDFINLWVSDPAKRSEWNSGQQMRNDGVDIYQCNDKITNQYYVGKTESGEWLQYTVQSKGDRTYTLDIRYAAANDSKIRIETASGKVLATVSLASTGGNENWKTVSAKNISLKKGENKIRIFFENDGANLNYFELK; translated from the coding sequence ATGAAAAGAGCCATTCTATTATCTGCACTTTTATTGTCTCAATTTGGGACATCACAATTACTGAAGACTTCAGGACAAAAAATCGTTAATGATAAAGGTGAAAATATTCAATTGAAAGGTCTTGGGCTTGGCGGTTGGATGCTTCAGGAAGGATATATGCTGAAAACTGCTGATTTTGCAGGACCTCAGTATAAGATTAAAGAGAAAATTGCTGAATTAATTGGTGAAGATGGAATGAATGAGTTCTACAAAGCTTATCTTAAAAATGGTATCACCAAGCAGGATATTGACTTTTTAGCCAAAGCTGGATTCAATTCTATCAGGCTTCCGATGCATTACAATCTTTATACACTACCTATTGAAAAAGAACCCGCAAAAGGAAAAGATACATGGCTGGAGGAAGGTTTCAAAATGACTGATGACCTGCTCCAATGGTGTGCTGATAATAAAATTTACCTGATTTTAGACCTTCATGCTGCTCCGGGCGGGCAGGGAAACGATGCCAATATATCTGATAACGATAAGTCAAAACCATCGCTTTGGGCTAATGAGGAGAATCAGAGAAAAACTGTTGCCCTATGGAAAAGGCTGGCTGAACGATACAAGGACAGTCCCTGGATTGGAGGTTATGACTTAATTAATGAACCTAACATCAATTTCACAGGGAAAAATCCGAATGGCACTGATGAAATGTCCAATGCCCCGCTCTGGAAACTTCAGAAGGATATTACAGTAGCCATCAGACAGGTTGATAAAAAGCATCTTATTTTCATTGAAGGAAACGGATGGGGAAATAACTATAACGGATTGCCAGCTCTATGGGACGATAATATGGCGTTCAGCTTCCATAAATACTGGAACTATAATGATGATCAGACACTGAAATTTGCTCTGGATCTTAGGGAGAAATACAATATTCCTATCTGGCTTGGAGAAACCGGTGAGAATTCCAATGTATGGTTTACGGAACTGATCCAGCTTTTGGGTAAACACAACATCGGGTATGCATTTTGGCCTATGAAAAAGATTGACAATATTGCAGGAATTACCAATGTGAAGACTACTCCTGAATATGAAAAGCTATTGGATTACTGGAAGAACGGTGGTGAAAAACCTTCTCAAGATTATGCAAAAAAAGCTTTATTACAGATTGCCGACAATTATAAGCTGAACAATACGGAAATTAAGAGAGATGTGATTGATGCGATGTTCAGACAGATCACGGATGCATCCACAAAGCCCTTCAGAAATCATCAGGCTCCGGGAAGAATTTTCACTTCGGAATATGATTTGGGAAGAATGGGTGCTGCGTATCTTGATAAGGATTTCATTAATCTTTGGGTAAGTGATCCGGCTAAAAGATCAGAATGGAATTCCGGACAGCAGATGAGAAATGATGGGGTCGATATTTATCAGTGTAACGACAAGATTACTAATCAATATTACGTAGGAAAAACAGAATCCGGAGAATGGCTTCAATATACTGTTCAATCAAAAGGAGACAGAACTTATACATTGGATATCCGATATGCAGCAGCCAATGATTCTAAAATAAGAATTGAAACGGCTTCCGGAAAAGTCTTAGCTACAGTATCACTGGCATCCACCGGAGGAAATGAGAACTGGAAAACAGTTTCTGCAAAAAATATCAGCCTTAAGAAAGGGGAAAACAAAATCAGAATTTTCTTTGAAAATGATGGTGCCAATCTGAATTATTTTGAACTAAAATAG
- the bla-A gene encoding CGA/CIA family class A beta-lactamase, which produces MKKTALLFLLISAFTFAQTSLLEQKINSILKNKKATVGVSVLGFENGFKYDKNADKKLPMQSVFKFHIAAAVLNFVDQGKLSLGQKVLLDKSNLLENTWSPLRDQYPGGNVEIPLSEVIEYTVARSDNNGCDILLKLLGGTQTVQKFMDSKGIKGFQIKYNEEAMHKDWNVQYENYSTTKSAVDALKKLYDGKLLSKKSTDYLMKVMWSTSTGLNKMVEQLPKNTPVARKTGASGKNKAGLTGAENEIGIVTLPNGKHYALAVFVSNSMETDAVNCRMISDISREVWEYFNK; this is translated from the coding sequence ATGAAAAAAACAGCCCTTCTTTTTCTTCTGATTTCAGCATTCACTTTTGCTCAGACATCACTATTGGAACAAAAAATAAATTCAATTCTTAAGAACAAAAAAGCCACTGTAGGAGTTTCTGTCTTAGGTTTTGAAAATGGTTTCAAATATGATAAAAATGCAGACAAAAAGCTTCCGATGCAAAGTGTATTTAAATTTCACATTGCAGCAGCAGTTCTGAATTTTGTAGATCAGGGAAAGCTTTCTCTGGGTCAGAAAGTTCTACTGGACAAGTCCAATTTATTAGAAAATACATGGTCGCCGCTTCGTGATCAATATCCCGGAGGAAATGTTGAAATTCCGTTAAGTGAAGTGATTGAATATACGGTTGCCAGAAGCGACAATAACGGCTGTGATATTCTTCTCAAATTATTGGGAGGAACCCAGACTGTTCAGAAGTTTATGGATTCAAAAGGGATAAAAGGATTTCAGATCAAATATAATGAAGAAGCCATGCATAAGGACTGGAATGTTCAGTATGAGAATTACAGCACTACAAAATCTGCGGTTGATGCCCTGAAAAAACTGTATGATGGGAAATTATTATCAAAAAAATCTACGGATTATCTGATGAAAGTAATGTGGTCTACTTCAACGGGATTGAACAAAATGGTGGAGCAACTTCCCAAAAACACTCCTGTCGCAAGAAAAACGGGAGCTTCCGGGAAGAATAAAGCAGGTTTAACGGGGGCAGAAAATGAAATAGGAATCGTTACTTTACCTAATGGCAAACATTATGCATTAGCTGTATTTGTCAGTAATTCAATGGAAACCGATGCGGTTAACTGCAGGATGATTTCGGATATTTCCAGGGAGGTTTGGGAATATTTTAATAAGTAA
- a CDS encoding 3-hydroxybutyryl-CoA dehydrogenase: MKNIVVIGAGTMGNGIAHTFAQSGFKVNLVDVSQDALDRGLKTITTNLDRIIAKGNLTEEQKAETLGNITTFTALNDAAGSADLIVEAATENLDLKLKIFGQMDELAPANCILATNTSSISITKIAAATKRADKVIGMHFMNPVPIMKLVEIIKGYSTSKETFDSIYEMSKTLGKVPVEVNDYPGFVANRILMPMINESIETLYNGVAGVEEIDTVMKLGMAHPMGPLQLADFIGLDVCLAILNVMYDGFKNPKYAPNPLLVNMVTAGKLGVKSGEGFYDYSESKKAEKVSKMFLK, from the coding sequence ATCAAAAACATTGTAGTTATCGGAGCGGGAACCATGGGAAATGGTATTGCACATACTTTCGCACAAAGCGGTTTTAAAGTAAATCTTGTAGACGTATCCCAGGACGCTTTGGACAGAGGTTTAAAAACCATTACTACCAATCTTGACAGAATCATTGCAAAAGGAAACCTTACAGAGGAGCAAAAAGCTGAAACACTGGGTAACATCACTACTTTTACAGCATTGAATGATGCCGCAGGTTCTGCTGATCTTATTGTGGAAGCTGCTACGGAAAATCTAGATCTTAAACTGAAGATTTTCGGTCAGATGGATGAACTGGCTCCTGCCAACTGTATTCTTGCAACCAACACCTCATCTATATCTATTACAAAAATTGCTGCAGCTACGAAAAGAGCTGATAAAGTAATTGGGATGCACTTCATGAACCCGGTTCCTATTATGAAACTGGTAGAAATTATCAAAGGATATTCTACTTCCAAAGAGACTTTTGATTCCATTTATGAAATGAGCAAAACATTGGGTAAAGTTCCTGTAGAAGTAAATGATTATCCTGGTTTTGTAGCCAACAGAATTTTAATGCCTATGATCAATGAGTCTATTGAAACACTTTATAACGGTGTGGCTGGTGTAGAAGAAATTGATACGGTTATGAAATTGGGAATGGCTCATCCGATGGGTCCTCTTCAGCTTGCAGACTTTATCGGTCTTGATGTATGTCTTGCGATCCTGAATGTGATGTATGACGGTTTCAAAAATCCTAAATACGCTCCGAACCCATTGCTTGTAAATATGGTGACAGCCGGAAAATTGGGTGTAAAATCAGGAGAAGGGTTTTACGATTATTCTGAAAGCAAAAAAGCTGAAAAAGTTTCAAAAATGTTTTTGAAGTAA
- a CDS encoding META domain-containing protein codes for MKNLFLSICTAAVLASCGSMTSPSASKVGKAQPVLTNTKWTLAETVKGKVPTLNIEGEKITGNAGCNNYFGAATIDPSTGSFTAGQMGSTKMMCNNIGVEQNFMDMMGKANKYVISGNTLELYKDNLLLLKFTKSE; via the coding sequence ATGAAAAATCTTTTTTTAAGTATATGTACCGCTGCAGTATTAGCTTCTTGTGGATCAATGACAAGTCCGTCTGCGTCTAAAGTAGGGAAAGCTCAGCCTGTTCTTACCAATACCAAATGGACTTTGGCTGAAACGGTAAAAGGTAAAGTTCCAACATTGAACATTGAAGGAGAGAAGATCACAGGAAATGCAGGATGTAATAACTATTTCGGAGCGGCTACAATAGATCCGTCTACTGGAAGTTTTACTGCAGGACAAATGGGATCTACAAAAATGATGTGCAACAACATCGGAGTAGAGCAGAATTTTATGGATATGATGGGAAAAGCAAACAAATATGTGATTTCCGGAAATACTTTAGAATTGTATAAAGACAATCTTTTACTATTGAAATTCACAAAATCAGAATAA
- the pheT gene encoding phenylalanine--tRNA ligase subunit beta: MKISNNWLKDFVKTESKTERIGEFLTDIGLEVEGIDKFESVRGSLEGMVVGKVLTCEKHPNADKLKKTTVDVGNGKVLNIVCGAPNVDAGQTVPVAVVGTKIYDKTGNFFEIKEAKIRGEVSQGMICAEDELGLSEDHGGIMVLDETKYEVGKNFADYFELTNDEVFEIGLTPNRTDAMSHYGVARDLHAYLSTNQLKSQFNKVASEVLNNEGTHDFKLEIEDAELCPRYIGAVIENVKVAESPSWLKDRLKAIGLSPINNVVDITNYILHGYGQPLHAFDADKIADKKVKVGVVKPGTKFTTLDGVERTLNGSEIMIKDGKDKPMCIAGVFGGENSGVSETTKTIFLESAYFNPIAVRKGAKAHSLNTDASFRFERGVDPNLTRTAITHAIKMIQEIAEGKLVGELLEEYPKKIEDNYVIIRFSKIEQILGTKIHREKVKEILKALEIQVLNEIPNGFEISVPAYRADVTREIDVIEEILRIYGYNKIDAPQKFSFTPVKLSTNDQDELENNWARTLQSIGFNEVMNNSLTSVKDETDAVKLLNPLSGDLAFMRKSLLEGLLQNTVYNINRKNQDIKFFELGKIYHKKDKYEERKQLALLVSGRDVSENWLQPKSAVSFYNLKAYVKVLLERLAVDYKEVALSDDRFSDALAYEAEGKTLVRIGKVAPALLKDFDIDQECFYAEIELEYAQELRSKNELKFKDIPKFNKIRRDLALLIDKNVNYQDLYQTAKKNKSSFIKSINLFDVYEGKNLPEGKKSYAMSFELLNEEKTLEEKEITEVMDSLIKAFQKEFNAELRS, translated from the coding sequence ATGAAAATATCAAACAACTGGCTGAAGGACTTTGTAAAAACGGAATCAAAAACTGAAAGAATCGGTGAATTCCTTACAGATATTGGTCTTGAGGTTGAAGGGATAGATAAATTTGAAAGTGTAAGAGGCAGCCTGGAAGGAATGGTTGTAGGTAAAGTACTGACTTGCGAAAAACATCCTAATGCTGACAAACTGAAGAAGACAACAGTAGACGTAGGAAACGGAAAAGTGTTGAACATTGTTTGCGGAGCTCCTAATGTAGATGCAGGACAAACTGTTCCTGTAGCCGTTGTCGGAACTAAAATCTATGACAAAACCGGAAACTTTTTTGAAATTAAAGAAGCAAAAATCAGAGGAGAGGTTTCTCAGGGAATGATCTGTGCAGAAGATGAATTAGGTCTTAGCGAAGATCACGGAGGAATCATGGTGCTGGATGAAACCAAATATGAAGTGGGGAAAAACTTCGCTGACTATTTTGAGCTTACCAATGATGAGGTTTTTGAAATCGGATTAACACCCAACAGAACGGATGCTATGTCTCACTATGGTGTTGCCAGAGATTTACATGCCTATCTTTCTACCAATCAATTGAAATCTCAATTCAATAAAGTAGCTTCTGAAGTTTTGAATAATGAGGGAACTCATGATTTCAAACTGGAAATTGAAGATGCTGAATTGTGTCCAAGATACATCGGAGCTGTTATTGAAAACGTGAAAGTTGCAGAATCTCCATCTTGGTTAAAAGACAGACTGAAAGCCATTGGACTTAGCCCAATCAATAATGTTGTAGATATTACCAACTATATTCTTCACGGGTACGGACAGCCGCTTCACGCCTTTGATGCTGATAAAATTGCAGATAAGAAAGTGAAAGTAGGGGTTGTAAAGCCGGGAACAAAGTTCACTACTTTAGATGGTGTTGAAAGAACATTGAATGGTTCTGAAATCATGATCAAAGACGGTAAAGATAAGCCAATGTGCATTGCCGGAGTATTTGGTGGTGAGAATTCAGGAGTATCTGAAACAACGAAAACAATATTCCTTGAAAGTGCTTACTTCAATCCGATTGCTGTAAGAAAAGGAGCTAAAGCGCACAGCTTGAATACCGATGCTTCTTTCAGATTTGAAAGAGGAGTAGACCCGAACCTTACAAGAACAGCCATCACTCACGCTATTAAAATGATTCAGGAAATTGCTGAAGGAAAATTAGTGGGAGAGTTACTGGAAGAATATCCTAAGAAAATAGAAGATAACTATGTGATTATCAGATTCTCTAAAATTGAGCAGATTTTAGGAACAAAGATTCACAGAGAAAAAGTAAAGGAAATCTTAAAAGCGTTGGAAATTCAGGTATTAAATGAAATTCCTAACGGTTTTGAAATCTCTGTTCCTGCTTACAGAGCAGATGTAACAAGAGAAATTGATGTGATTGAAGAGATTTTAAGAATCTACGGATACAATAAAATTGATGCGCCACAGAAGTTTTCATTTACGCCGGTTAAGCTGAGTACTAACGATCAGGATGAACTGGAAAATAACTGGGCAAGAACTTTACAAAGCATTGGCTTCAATGAAGTCATGAACAATTCATTGACTTCTGTAAAAGATGAAACGGATGCGGTAAAACTATTGAATCCTTTAAGCGGTGATTTGGCGTTCATGAGAAAGTCTTTATTGGAAGGACTTCTTCAGAATACAGTTTATAACATCAACAGAAAGAATCAGGATATTAAATTCTTCGAATTAGGAAAAATTTATCACAAAAAAGATAAATACGAAGAAAGAAAACAATTGGCATTATTGGTTTCCGGAAGAGATGTTTCCGAAAACTGGCTTCAGCCAAAGTCTGCTGTAAGTTTCTATAACCTTAAAGCGTATGTAAAAGTTTTATTGGAAAGACTTGCGGTAGATTACAAAGAAGTTGCTCTATCTGATGACAGATTCTCTGATGCTTTGGCATATGAGGCAGAAGGTAAAACGTTGGTAAGAATCGGAAAAGTAGCTCCAGCTTTGCTAAAAGACTTTGATATTGATCAGGAGTGTTTCTATGCAGAAATTGAACTGGAATATGCTCAGGAATTGCGTTCTAAAAATGAATTGAAATTCAAAGACATTCCGAAATTCAACAAAATCAGAAGAGACTTAGCTTTACTGATTGATAAAAATGTAAACTATCAGGATTTATATCAGACTGCTAAAAAGAATAAATCTTCGTTCATTAAGAGCATCAACCTGTTCGACGTGTATGAAGGGAAAAATCTTCCTGAAGGTAAGAAGTCTTATGCTATGAGCTTTGAGCTGTTAAATGAAGAAAAAACACTGGAAGAAAAAGAGATTACCGAAGTAATGGACTCTCTGATTAAAGCTTTCCAGAAAGAATTCAACGCAGAGTTGAGATCTTAA
- a CDS encoding DUF417 family protein, producing MQNNRIYHRLLQLDTYFFNFLRISIFIVMAWIGGLKAFHYEADGIVPFVANSPLMSFFYKNADHKVFNEDKKLVAEYTLYKNPEGKVIQKNIDWHKENRTYTFSYGLGSMIVVIGFLVLLGIWFPKIGAVGGVLTFLMSFVTLSFLITTPEVYVPNLGGDYTTPQYGFPYLSGAGRLVLKDIIMMAGGLVLFSDSLKKIVRPLAQ from the coding sequence ATGCAGAACAACCGTATTTACCACCGTTTATTACAATTGGATACTTACTTTTTCAATTTTCTAAGAATTTCAATTTTCATTGTTATGGCCTGGATTGGAGGTTTAAAGGCATTTCATTATGAAGCGGATGGAATTGTCCCTTTCGTTGCCAATAGCCCTTTGATGAGTTTCTTTTACAAAAATGCAGATCATAAAGTTTTCAATGAAGATAAAAAGCTTGTTGCAGAATATACTCTGTATAAAAATCCTGAAGGAAAAGTGATCCAGAAAAATATCGACTGGCATAAGGAAAACAGAACGTATACCTTTTCCTATGGTTTGGGATCAATGATTGTTGTAATCGGATTTTTGGTGCTGTTAGGAATCTGGTTTCCTAAAATAGGAGCCGTTGGAGGTGTTTTAACATTTTTAATGTCATTCGTCACGCTATCATTCCTCATAACAACGCCGGAAGTATATGTACCCAATCTGGGTGGAGATTATACGACTCCTCAGTATGGCTTTCCCTATCTGTCAGGAGCAGGACGTTTGGTTTTGAAAGATATTATCATGATGGCCGGAGGGTTGGTATTATTTTCTGACAGCCTGAAGAAGATCGTAAGACCGTTGGCCCAATAG
- a CDS encoding AraC family transcriptional regulator, producing MKIKIQSYHTSDFPSELTTENYSVILWKGAGVFSVDDINYSYSGYNILFLSPYQKVKLASESDETMHMLFFHGDYYCIEYHKEEVACNGLLFNNIYLNPGIELSEKNYHYILELFNHIEKEESEKHPFSESIIKTYIQLILAIGSKQKSSMENTAVSHDKLPNKNAAEFQKLLETHFKNEKELSFYSDKLSITNNTLSKAVKKEFTKTPTQIINERIILESKKLLHLTYRSVKEIASELGFADEFYFSRYFKKSVGCSPKKYREKVGISVVAKMSM from the coding sequence ATGAAAATAAAAATACAGTCTTATCATACCTCAGATTTTCCTTCAGAATTGACTACGGAAAACTATAGTGTCATTCTGTGGAAAGGAGCTGGTGTTTTCTCTGTAGATGATATCAACTATTCGTACAGCGGATATAATATTCTGTTTCTTTCCCCTTACCAGAAGGTTAAACTGGCTTCGGAATCTGATGAGACTATGCATATGCTTTTCTTTCATGGTGATTATTACTGTATAGAATATCATAAAGAAGAGGTAGCATGCAACGGATTGCTTTTCAATAATATTTATCTCAACCCAGGCATTGAATTGTCAGAGAAAAACTATCATTATATTCTTGAGCTATTTAATCATATTGAAAAAGAAGAATCTGAAAAACATCCGTTCTCTGAATCCATTATCAAAACCTATATCCAGCTTATTCTTGCTATTGGAAGTAAACAGAAAAGCAGTATGGAAAACACTGCAGTTTCTCATGATAAGCTACCTAATAAAAATGCTGCAGAATTTCAGAAACTGTTGGAAACCCATTTTAAAAATGAAAAAGAACTTTCTTTTTACAGTGACAAACTGAGCATCACCAATAATACATTAAGTAAAGCGGTAAAGAAGGAATTTACCAAAACACCTACTCAGATTATTAATGAAAGAATTATTCTTGAATCTAAAAAACTGTTGCATTTAACCTACAGATCTGTCAAAGAAATTGCTTCGGAACTTGGCTTTGCAGATGAGTTTTACTTCAGCAGGTATTTCAAAAAATCGGTAGGATGTTCCCCAAAGAAATACAGAGAAAAAGTAGGAATCTCGGTAGTGGCGAAAATGTCCATGTAA
- the dnaN gene encoding DNA polymerase III subunit beta — protein sequence MKFIISSGELQKALQTVSGVISSSQSRPILENYLFELDGNNVTITASDGETTLVTSLEVKSDDTGKFAVPAKIFQDFIKTYGEQPLTFVVKDNAEGTGSQLEILDEKDNFAVALDNADDYPELPEFDASQSVTMPAGVLSEALTNTLFATSNDSLRPVMTGVLFQFGENETNFVSTDSHRLVVYKRADLMNAEPMEFIMPKKPLNIFKNILASSNEDVTIDFNENMAKFTFGKHIWICRLIDGKYPNYTAVIPKENPNVLTINRNLLLGAIKRASIMSNKSTNQVRFKLSGNILHLHAEDTEYANKADMQIPCDYNGEDINIGFSSKFLTEMLTILGSDDITMKMSQPNRPGIIEPLDGLEENENILMLSMPVIGL from the coding sequence ATGAAATTTATTATTTCAAGTGGTGAACTGCAGAAGGCGTTGCAAACTGTAAGTGGCGTAATATCAAGCTCTCAATCGAGACCGATTTTAGAAAACTATCTTTTTGAATTAGACGGAAATAATGTTACCATTACAGCATCTGACGGCGAGACAACTCTTGTTACTTCTCTGGAAGTAAAGTCTGATGATACAGGTAAATTTGCTGTTCCTGCTAAAATTTTTCAGGATTTTATCAAGACATATGGTGAACAGCCTTTAACATTTGTTGTAAAAGACAATGCGGAAGGAACGGGAAGCCAGCTTGAGATTTTAGATGAAAAAGATAATTTCGCAGTAGCATTAGACAATGCTGATGACTATCCTGAATTGCCAGAATTTGACGCTTCACAAAGCGTAACGATGCCGGCAGGAGTATTGTCTGAAGCTTTGACAAACACACTATTCGCTACAAGTAACGACTCTCTTCGTCCGGTAATGACAGGAGTTCTTTTCCAGTTTGGAGAAAACGAAACCAATTTCGTTTCTACAGACTCCCACAGATTGGTGGTGTACAAAAGAGCAGATCTGATGAATGCCGAACCGATGGAGTTTATCATGCCTAAAAAGCCTCTTAACATTTTCAAAAATATTTTGGCTAGTTCCAATGAAGACGTTACCATCGACTTCAATGAGAATATGGCTAAGTTTACTTTTGGTAAGCATATCTGGATCTGTAGACTGATTGACGGAAAATATCCTAATTATACAGCGGTAATTCCAAAAGAAAATCCAAATGTATTGACAATCAACAGAAACTTATTACTAGGAGCGATCAAAAGAGCATCTATCATGTCTAATAAATCTACCAACCAGGTAAGATTCAAGCTTTCCGGAAATATTCTTCACCTTCATGCAGAAGATACTGAATATGCAAACAAAGCAGATATGCAGATTCCTTGTGATTACAACGGAGAAGATATCAATATCGGGTTCAGCTCTAAATTCTTAACTGAAATGCTGACAATCTTAGGATCGGATGATATCACTATGAAAATGTCTCAACCTAACAGACCTGGGATCATCGAACCTCTTGACGGTCTTGAAGAAAATGAAAATATCTTAATGTTATCAATGCCGGTAATCGGATTGTAA
- a CDS encoding diacylglycerol kinase family protein, translating to MQKPPIHKSFLNAFRGIFLMIKTERNFQIELLVFFVNLFFIFYFRLSNTDAALVFIASFAVLSAEIFNTAIEKICDIIQPNFDKRIGFIKDISAGAVMLTAIASVIVGILVYWKYIF from the coding sequence ATGCAAAAACCTCCTATCCATAAAAGTTTTCTCAATGCTTTCAGGGGTATTTTTCTGATGATTAAAACGGAAAGAAATTTCCAGATTGAACTTTTAGTATTTTTTGTGAATCTCTTTTTTATTTTTTATTTCAGACTGAGTAATACAGATGCAGCATTGGTTTTCATCGCTTCATTTGCTGTTTTAAGTGCCGAAATTTTCAATACAGCCATTGAAAAGATCTGTGATATCATTCAACCTAATTTCGACAAAAGAATCGGCTTTATTAAAGATATTTCCGCTGGAGCTGTAATGCTGACAGCCATTGCATCCGTGATTGTCGGAATTCTGGTGTACTGGAAATATATTTTTTAG
- a CDS encoding GyrI-like domain-containing protein, translating to MNNVKVEPFKVIGISVRTTNENGQAGKDIPVLWEKMISEDILNAIPNKVDRTIYSIYTDYEKDHTRPYTTVLGCKVENLDTIPEGMVGYSFEGGAYVKFTAKGDLSKDLVINEWMEIWQMDLGRIFTADFEIYGEKAQNPSDAEVDILIAVK from the coding sequence ATGAATAACGTGAAAGTAGAACCTTTTAAGGTAATCGGTATTTCAGTAAGAACCACTAATGAGAATGGACAGGCAGGAAAAGATATTCCGGTATTATGGGAAAAAATGATAAGCGAGGATATTCTCAATGCAATTCCGAATAAAGTAGACCGTACTATTTACTCCATCTATACGGATTACGAAAAAGACCATACCAGGCCTTATACCACAGTTCTTGGATGTAAAGTAGAAAATCTTGACACTATTCCGGAAGGAATGGTAGGCTATTCTTTTGAGGGTGGAGCATATGTGAAATTTACCGCAAAAGGAGATCTGTCAAAAGATCTTGTGATCAATGAATGGATGGAAATCTGGCAAATGGATTTAGGAAGAATATTTACAGCCGATTTTGAAATCTATGGAGAAAAAGCACAAAATCCGTCAGATGCAGAAGTTGATATCTTAATTGCTGTGAAATAA
- a CDS encoding gamma-glutamylcyclotransferase family protein, whose protein sequence is MPHLFSYGTLQKEQVQLENFGRLLQGEKDILSGYRLNMLEITDPEVLRKSGQKYHPVLEFSGNDNDQIEGVLFEVTEAEILQADEYEVDDYKRIETVFKSGKNGFIYVGK, encoded by the coding sequence ATGCCGCATTTATTTTCTTACGGAACCCTGCAGAAAGAACAGGTTCAATTGGAAAACTTTGGAAGACTTTTACAAGGTGAAAAAGATATTTTATCCGGCTACAGATTAAATATGCTTGAAATTACAGATCCGGAAGTGCTGCGAAAAAGCGGTCAGAAATACCATCCGGTTTTGGAGTTTTCAGGAAATGACAACGATCAGATAGAAGGAGTACTTTTTGAAGTGACAGAAGCAGAAATTCTTCAGGCAGATGAATACGAAGTGGATGATTATAAAAGGATAGAAACAGTTTTTAAATCCGGAAAGAATGGATTTATTTATGTGGGAAAATAG